The Rhodothermales bacterium genome segment GTTATCGGGCATTCACCTGCAACCAAAAGCGCACCGGCCTCTCGTCGCGAAGTCTTCCCCACACGGAAGTTCTTATGTTCCGGAATTCGTTCGGCCCGATATACCACACGCCGCTAGCCCGACGGAGATGACTCGTCATGAAGACACGCACAATCTTGTTCCTCGTTTTTGCGCTTACGATGAGCGCCTGCGGTTCATCCAACAAACTTGCTGAATACGACTTCAACGGATCGACCCTGGCCCTCGTCGAGGCCATTCCGCCGCGGCCCGATGTATTCTCGGACGACGCTTTTTTTGTTGATGTGAACAGACCATTGCGCACTGCTATTCGTGCGGGAAGCCGGGCCATTCGTGAGGCGGAATCACGACGACTCCGTCGTCGATTGGACAGCGCCCTCGCCATCGTAGATGTCTCGGCACTCATCGCCGACCAGACTCTCGATCGCTCGTCCCTCATGCTGAGATCAAGAGCCGTTGACGACGCCTATACGTCCGACTATGTACTGGATCTTCGCGTGTCCGACTACGGCATCGTGGCTGACTCCTGGACGGCCGGAGCCGAATTCATGATCAATGCCCGGCTCATGCTGATTGACGGAGAGACAGGACGGCGGATCTGGCAGAGCGAAATCACCGCCCGAGATCCCGTTCGCGGAGCCGTTATCGGTGCCGGGCCGGCGGCGAACAATGTCATCACAGCGCTGATACTCTCCTCACTATCGGTCGATGAGATTGCGGCTGCTCTCGAGGGGCTGGCCGAGTTTTCAGCCGATCGGCTCGCCAATCGGCTGCAGCGCGACTTCATTCGATCGCGTGAACGGTAAGAACACCGGACCGCGCGGCCCGGAACGACAGATGAAGGAGCCGCCCGGCGCACCTGAGTCCGCTGCCAAGCGACCGATGATCCCGGACCTGGTCGCTTCCGTCCTGATGGTGGCCCTGCTGGTGGCCAGCGCACTTATCGACGCTCCATCATTACCGATCGCGACCGCAGCCGGCGTAGCTCTTCTTGTGATCGCGATCTACCTCGTCGTCTCGCCATTATTCTTCCTCGCACGACATGGAGATGTTCGTGACGGCGATCCGTTCTACGGGACAAGAGAGGTGGTCACGAGTGGTCCGTATCGGCTGGTGCGGCATCCGCAATATCTCGGCTACTGTCTACTCGCGGTCGGCCTGGCGATGCTCAATCCCGCACCGCTCATAGTCGCACTCGCCCTCGCGACGTCCGTATTCTTCTATATTCAATCCGTGCACGAGGAACGGTTCTGCCGACAACATCTCGGAAGAGCCTACGAATCCTACGCCGAACGCGTGCCTCGATTCAACCTCGCGGCAGGACTCATCAGGCTAATCACATCACGTCCCGGCGACTCGCAAGAGCGTGATGCGTCGGCAGGTACATAGATCTCGACACAATGGCAAACTTCACTGTCAACTGGGGAATCGTTGGTCCCGGCGGCATCGCACACCGGTTTGCGGATGCCATCACGGTCGTAGATGGTGCCTCCCTCCAAGCCGTTGCCAGTCGGGATCAACATCGGGCTGACGCATTCGCGCAGAAGTGGAATCCTCCAACGGCATACGGGTCGTACGAGCAGATCGTGGACGACGAGCGGGTCGACGCCGTCTATATCGCGACCCCGCATCGCTTCCACCACGAGAACACTCGTATGTGCCTTGAGGCCGGCAAGCACGTTCTGTGCGAGAAGCCTATCACGGTGAACGCCCGGGATGCCGAATCGCTCTTCGGCCTGGCACGCGACCGCGGACTGTTCCTCATGGAAGGAATGTGGACCGTGTTCCTCCCTGTTTATCGACAGGTTCGCGAATGGCTGGACGACGGCGCTATTGGCGACGTACATCTCATGACATCGACATTCGGTTTTGTTGTCCCGAGAAACTTGACCGGTCGTATGCTCAACCCGGCCCTCGCCGGCGGCGCCATACTCGACATGGGCGTGTACAATACGGCGATCTCCCGGTGGGTCGTCGGCAGGCGCCCCGATTCCGTCGTGGCGCGCGCAATACTTGGCGAAACGGGCGTCGACGAACTGACATCGGTGAGTCTTCAGTTCGGTGCGGAGACCGTCTCGCAATTCACGACGACCATGCTCTGTCAGACGATCAACGACTTCACGATTTATGGCAGCGACGGTCACATCCGCATTCACCCCAATTTCTGGGAAGCGGGCGTAGCCACACTGTCACAGGGTGACCACATTGCGGATGTCCAGCGTCCCGTTCGTCACAATGGATTCGAGTATCAGATCGAAGAAGCCATGCGATGCATCGACCGTGGCCTGACGGAGAGTCCCGTCATGCCGCCTGTAGCAACCATGGACACGATGGAAACGATGGACCAGATCAGAACGAGAATAGGCCTCTCCTACTCGTTCGAATAGGATCAGCGTAGCAGCGCCAATCAGTCGTCGTAGCCAAGATTCTGAAACAAGTCCAGCGATCCGTGAAGCCAGAGCGGATCTCCGATTTCGGCCAGCCAGCGGGCCCTGATATCGTCGTTGACCTGTACCCGGGTGTCGCCCCAGTAGCCGTTGGTTCCTCCGGGACGCCACATATCCTGCTCGTTCCAGTCGCAGTTGATGTACGCAACGGCCCGGATCACGTCCGAATTCTCGTGTATGAAACTGAAAAACGGAGCATACCATTCGTTCCACACGTCGCCTGATGTCCGGGGTTCGAACGACAGACCATCTGATGCTCCACTGTACGTCAGGTCAGCGAGATCAAAGCCCTGTGGCGCGGCCTCTGCGATCATGACCGGCTTGGAATGGGACCGGGCGAATTCGAGAAACGCATCATAGACTACTGGATCGAACACGAAGTATGAAGTGCCCATCCAGTCCACATACTCATCGCCCGGATACCACGTATCGAACGGAAGATCTCTGTATGTCCCGGCACCACTTGTTGCCGACTGCCATACGGACGCGAAGTTGTTGATGCCGTTGACTCGCAGGCGATCAACGATGTATCGAAACGCCTCGACGTAGGCTTCGGGCTCATGATGGTTCCAGGGGCCGTCGAACTCGTAACCGATCCGGAGATAAACAGGTCGGTCGATGCTCGCGATGAAGTCGCCGAGTTGATCGATCGCCGGGTCGTGCGTGCCATCAATCATGTGGAGAAGATTGGTGCCCGTCTGATCGACAATGTGAAGCCCGATGGCCAGCGCGGAGTTCGGAAACGACTCTGCCGAAACGCGGCCACTCACATTGCCGGCCCCGTAGTCCACCGTTTCTTCCAGACCGTAAAGCAGTGCACCGTGATCATCCTCACTGATATCGGTGTACGTGGTGATCCCTCCCGGCACAACCGGAATATTGACCGCGTAATCTGCGACCGATCCGAGATCCTGCCCAATGATCAGAAGCGTCTGGCCCGATGGAGGCGAGAATCTGCCGTGAAGCGAATCTTCCAGTGGCGGCGTCACCTGGCAACCCGCGAGAAACGCGGCTGCGGCAAGTCCTGCAATTATGGAACCCGAACGACGAACGGCTTTTGATGTCAAAACCCTGCACACTGAAGTTGGCGAGATCGACCCATCCCGGTACTCGCAGTCAGCCGAAGTTACTACAATACGTCATCCAATTCTGACGAGGGTTTCACAAGACCACAGGCTTCAAAGAGGGAGGCCACAGAGCAGCGGCGTTCCGTATGTTAGTTGGTGAGACGAGGCGTCAATTGATAAAAGAAGCAATTCACAACCGGCAGCGCGTTCGATATCAGCCGTGCTGCAAGAGCATGAAAATGAAAGCACGAACTCTCTGGACTCTCGCAATCATCGTAGTAACCGGATGCGCAGGTGGCCGCAAGGCGATCTCGACCGGACCTTTGCTCCAACCGGCAACCATTCCGCATAGCGCCTGGGAGGCACACCCTCCGCTCGGCTACGATGCGGATGCTACAAGACGGAATCTGGCGCCGGGAGACACGCTTGAGTTCGGGCAATTGACTGTAGCAGTGATATCGGCGCGAGAAGCGACATCGGACGCCGACAGAGACAGCCTTGATCTCGATCTGGCCCGCGGAGATCGTCGTGCCGCCGTCACAATGGCAGAGGGAACTGCACGGACCTGGGACGGCTACAGGATTGCCGTACTCGCCCTTCATCTTGCCGAGGACGAGCTGGGCCGTGGACTTGCGGAACTTGAGATTGCCGACGCGTCAACCGTGCCCGAGCACATCCGGGTCTCGGCGGAGGCGGGTGGGCCAGCCAGCCG includes the following:
- a CDS encoding isoprenylcysteine carboxylmethyltransferase family protein, with product MNGKNTGPRGPERQMKEPPGAPESAAKRPMIPDLVASVLMVALLVASALIDAPSLPIATAAGVALLVIAIYLVVSPLFFLARHGDVRDGDPFYGTREVVTSGPYRLVRHPQYLGYCLLAVGLAMLNPAPLIVALALATSVFFYIQSVHEERFCRQHLGRAYESYAERVPRFNLAAGLIRLITSRPGDSQERDASAGT
- a CDS encoding Gfo/Idh/MocA family oxidoreductase, with translation MANFTVNWGIVGPGGIAHRFADAITVVDGASLQAVASRDQHRADAFAQKWNPPTAYGSYEQIVDDERVDAVYIATPHRFHHENTRMCLEAGKHVLCEKPITVNARDAESLFGLARDRGLFLMEGMWTVFLPVYRQVREWLDDGAIGDVHLMTSTFGFVVPRNLTGRMLNPALAGGAILDMGVYNTAISRWVVGRRPDSVVARAILGETGVDELTSVSLQFGAETVSQFTTTMLCQTINDFTIYGSDGHIRIHPNFWEAGVATLSQGDHIADVQRPVRHNGFEYQIEEAMRCIDRGLTESPVMPPVATMDTMETMDQIRTRIGLSYSFE